DNA sequence from the Acidobacteriota bacterium genome:
GCCAACTACATCAGCGAATGATGGAGGTTGACTCGATCGATCTGTCCAAGATCCCGACGGACACCGCGGCCTACGGCTCGACCTTGGTTTTGTACGATCTTGAAAAAGAAGAAAAAGTTACCTATAAGCTGGTCACCTCTGAAGAGAGTGCTCCCGAAAAAGGCCTGATCTCGACCGTCTCGCCGATCGGCCAGGCCCTCATGGGCAAAGAGGAAGGCGACGAGGTCAAAGTAAAGACCCCGACCGGTTGGCGAAATTTTGAGATAACGCGGCTGAGGACGATACACGATAAGGATTAATCCAAAGTCCAAGTCCAAAGGCTTTGGACTTTAGACGTTTGGACGTTGGACCAACGAGAATGTTTGGAGCGAGCATAGGACGAGGAGCAATGAGCATCATCAATGCGATGGTGCGGGCTCTCGCTTCGGCTGGCATTCCTCCGAACGTTCTGACCACGATCGGCGTAATAATCAATCTGGCGTGCGGCGTCCTGTTCGGATTCGGTGAATTCTTTTGGGCCGGCATCGTCTTGATCGTCGCGAATCTCTTTGACATGCTCGACGGCAATGTCGCGAGATTGACAGGGCGAGTAACGCGATACGGCGGGTTTCTTGATTCGACGCTCGATCGGCTTTCGGATATGGGGGTCTTTGTCGGAATAATCATTTTTTATTCCCGCAACACGCCGGAACATTCGGTGCTCAACGTCGCGCTTGCCGGGATCGGCATGGTTGCTTCAGTCTTGGTGAGTTATACCACGGCTCGGAGCGAGGGGCTGGGCGTAAAAGCCAACGTCGGTTTCCTTGCACGGCCGGAACGCGTTGTGTTGTTCATTATAGGAGCATTGTCGACGTGGGATTGGAACTCAACAGCATTTCTTGCGAATAGAATGCCGCAGGTATTGTGGGTTTTAGCTGTTGGTTCCATGTGGACGCTGATCCAGCGAATGATCTTTATCCGTCGCGAGTTGATGCTGATGGATAAGAACGAAAAAGAGAATAAATGAGTTGGCTCACGCGGTTTTGGGAATCACTAACTCTCGAAGGTGTCCTCATCGGCGTCGTCCTCTTTCTTGTCTCGCTCGGCTTGAGCTTTGGAGCGATCGCTCTCGTGATGGTCAAGGTTCCGCCGCACTATTTTAGTTCGAGGCACGACCGCGATTTTCTCCCCAACAGCCCATGGCTCGTGCGTTGGGGAGCCGTCATCGCTAAGAACATCGCCGGCGTTTTTCTAATTTTACTAGGAATTGTTCTCTCGCTGCCGGGCGTTCCCGGACAGGGGATCTTAACTATACTGCTTGGCGTGATCTTTCTCGACATTCCGGGAAAAAGGCCGATCGAGGCGCGTATCATTAAACGTCCCGCGGTTCTCTCAGCAATAAATAGACTCAGAGCGAAGTACAACAAATCGCCGCTCGAGCTGGATGAAGATTAATGGGAATAATCGACAAACTCCTGCGACGAAAGAAGCCCGATCCGGATGCACGCCGCCGGATGCTGCTCGCCACTGGACGCATTACCGACGGCGTTATCATCGACAGCCAGATCGAGCCGTCCGGTGAGGAAC
Encoded proteins:
- a CDS encoding transcription elongation factor GreA, whose amino-acid sequence is MEDIKKKLQAELDLLEHELHFKLPKDIQHAREFGDLKENAEYKAAKERQSMVQARISQLHQRMMEVDSIDLSKIPTDTAAYGSTLVLYDLEKEEKVTYKLVTSEESAPEKGLISTVSPIGQALMGKEEGDEVKVKTPTGWRNFEITRLRTIHDKD
- a CDS encoding CDP-alcohol phosphatidyltransferase family protein; its protein translation is MFGASIGRGAMSIINAMVRALASAGIPPNVLTTIGVIINLACGVLFGFGEFFWAGIVLIVANLFDMLDGNVARLTGRVTRYGGFLDSTLDRLSDMGVFVGIIIFYSRNTPEHSVLNVALAGIGMVASVLVSYTTARSEGLGVKANVGFLARPERVVLFIIGALSTWDWNSTAFLANRMPQVLWVLAVGSMWTLIQRMIFIRRELMLMDKNEKENK